One segment of Heterodontus francisci isolate sHetFra1 chromosome 26, sHetFra1.hap1, whole genome shotgun sequence DNA contains the following:
- the mrpl38 gene encoding 39S ribosomal protein L38, mitochondrial, which yields MAVFVRVRVRLLGGLVRTLKVMEPVRTVTGTVVLCKRAAPLGPMPNEEIDVPNLQSLEKYRSYARYLQVAEEKSREPTWWRTYKRYTQEPTSEKIDIGLPHFRASRKKQLKERSCIIKKNRKNSDLERAARHRTLLIPLDEVKSEWEKTNGPFHLRNIGLHYGVYRDLFNGATFVPRVILRIQYDHEDSAMPVHHGNVVTPTEAADLPRVSFEAEEDSLWTLLFTNPDGHLRDNESEYVHWLVGNIPGNAVSEGEDICHYFPPFPAKGTGYHRYIFILFKQDKVIDFKEDARPSPCHSLKMRTFKTFEFYKKHQDLMTPAGLAFFQCRWDESVTHTFHNLLDMKEPVFEFDFPPVYHPPQKKYPHGQPLRYLDRYRDSHEPTYGIY from the exons ATGGCGGTGTTCGTGAGGGTGCGAGTTAGATTGTTAGGTGGTTTGGTTCGGACGCTGAAGGTCATGGAGCCGGTCAGGACGGTGACAGGCACGG TTGTGCTGTGTAAACGTGCAGCTCCACTGGGGCCAATGCCCAATGAAGAGATCGACGTGCCGAACCTGCAGTCCCTTGAGAAGTACCGCAGCTATGCACGGTATCTGCAGGTGGCAGAGGAAAAGAGCCGGGAACCAACTTGGTGGAGGACATATAAGCGTTACACACAAGAGCCTA CTTCGGAGAAAATTGACATTGgtctccctcactttagagcatctCGGAAGAAGCAATTGAAAGAGCGCAGTTGCATTATCAAGAAAAACCGCAAAAACAGTGACCTCGAGAGAGCAGCGCGACACAGAACAT TGTTGATTCCCTTGGATGAAGTGAAATCTGAATGGGAGAAAACAAATGGTCCTTTCCACTTGCGGAATATCGGTCTTCACTATGGTGTTTACAGAGACCTGTTCAATGGAGCAACCTTTGTGCCCCGTGTGATATTgcgcattcaatacgaccatgaggACAGTGCCATGCCAGTGCATCATGGGAATGTGGTCACTCCTACAGAG GCTGCAGATCTTCCAAGGGTGTCATTCGAAGCAGAGGAGGACTCCCTCTGGACACTATTATTCACCAATCCAG ACGGACATCTGAGAGACAATGAGTCAGAGTACGTCCACTGGCTAGT TGGTAATATTCCTGGAAATGCTGTATCAGAAGGAGAGGACATCTGCCACTATTTCCCTCCTTTCCCTGCTAAAGGCACAGGATACCACCGATACATCTTCATCCTTTTTAAACAAGATAAAGTAATCGATTTCAAGGAAGATGCCAGACCATCGCCCTG CCACAGCCTGAAGATGCGAACCTTCAAAACCTTTGAGTTCTACAAGAAGCATCAGGATCTTATGACTCCAGCCGGGCTGGCTTTCTTTCAGTGTCGGTGGGATGAGTCGGTCACACACACCTTCCACAATCTTCTTG ATATGAAGGAGCCAGTATTTGAATTTGACTTCCCTCCAGTTTATCATCCGCCTCAGAAGAAATACCCACATGGTCAGCCGCTTCGATACCTGGATCGGTACAGGGACAGCCACGAGCCtacctatggcatctactga